The following proteins are co-located in the Streptomyces kaniharaensis genome:
- a CDS encoding PIN domain-containing protein gives MIILDSSALAALAAGHPRLHRIVDAALHSPFQHLLVPVLCLVEAEIKDEGAAHAVLALPSLEFEPLDASTAVVVATMVRDGYGGQDVAHAIATSLPTPVRPQQHLILTARAEFYPPGIVTVDIDDPRLEP, from the coding sequence GTGATCATTCTGGATTCCAGCGCCCTGGCCGCGCTGGCCGCCGGTCACCCGCGTCTGCACCGGATCGTGGATGCTGCTCTACACAGCCCGTTCCAGCACCTGCTGGTGCCGGTGCTGTGTCTGGTCGAGGCAGAGATCAAGGACGAGGGTGCGGCGCACGCGGTCCTGGCGCTGCCCTCTTTGGAGTTCGAGCCGCTGGACGCGAGTACCGCCGTGGTGGTGGCGACGATGGTCCGCGACGGGTATGGGGGCCAGGACGTGGCGCACGCGATCGCCACGAGTCTGCCTACCCCAGTGCGTCCGCAGCAGCACCTGATCCTGACGGCTCGTGCGGAGTTCTATCCACCCGGGATCGTCACCGTCGACATCGACGACCCCCGCCTG